From a single Methanobrevibacter sp. genomic region:
- a CDS encoding DNA cytosine methyltransferase codes for MNSQKTKPRVISTFSGCGGSSCGYKQAGYDVKLAVEMDNHAVETYHANFPDTPIYHGDIHNLSVDKVFEITGIDVGELELFDGSPPCQGFSISGNREFCDPKNQLYNEYIRLLRGLKPKTFVMENVSGMVKGDMKLIFKDILTQLKDSGYDVRAKLMNAMYYDCATSRQRMIFIGVRKDLGIPASHPKPQTRPKTVKECLKGFKSKYPYLKPTTKWVLNNLDKVKPGENFGKIHPKGSYFNNIKINENKPCPTITFQGYGKMIMGNRIMNSDEAALLQSFPPNYKWIGKPSAQWKRIGNSVPPNLMKAIALHIKENILNKI; via the coding sequence ATGAACTCCCAAAAAACTAAACCACGGGTCATATCCACTTTCAGTGGTTGTGGAGGCAGTAGTTGCGGATATAAACAAGCAGGATATGATGTGAAATTAGCTGTGGAAATGGATAATCACGCAGTTGAAACATATCATGCTAATTTCCCTGATACTCCTATTTATCATGGTGACATTCATAACTTATCTGTGGATAAGGTATTTGAAATTACAGGCATTGATGTTGGTGAGTTGGAATTGTTTGATGGCAGTCCACCATGCCAAGGTTTCAGCATTAGTGGCAATCGTGAATTTTGCGACCCTAAAAACCAATTATACAATGAATATATCAGATTACTGCGAGGTTTAAAACCAAAAACATTTGTAATGGAAAATGTATCCGGAATGGTGAAAGGTGATATGAAACTAATCTTTAAAGACATACTAACACAACTAAAAGACTCAGGTTATGATGTTCGTGCCAAATTAATGAATGCAATGTATTATGATTGTGCAACATCAAGGCAAAGAATGATATTCATAGGTGTGAGAAAAGATTTAGGCATACCGGCAAGTCACCCAAAACCACAAACAAGACCAAAAACAGTAAAAGAATGTCTAAAAGGATTCAAAAGCAAATACCCATATCTGAAACCAACAACAAAATGGGTTCTGAACAATCTTGATAAAGTAAAACCAGGTGAAAATTTTGGAAAAATACACCCAAAAGGCAGCTACTTTAACAACATAAAAATCAATGAAAACAAACCATGCCCAACAATAACATTCCAAGGATATGGGAAAATGATAATGGGAAACCGCATCATGAACTCAGATGAGGCAGCATTACTGCAATCATTCCCACCAAATTATAAATGGATTGGTAAACCATCTGCACAATGGAAACGGATTGGAAATAGTGTGCCGCCAAACCTCATGAAAGCTATTGCATTACACATCAAAGAAAACATACTAAACAAAATATAA
- a CDS encoding phage terminase large subunit, translated as MLISLNRLSNQQKALIIKTVCKNPYIPHTPFRQQVYFLANNSEELLYGGQAGGGKSDALLMAALQYVTKDFMVEDDKGNLRNNYNALIIRRTLEDLDMPNAIMDRAKQWLLPLEDKGLVKWKDQKKRFIFDSGATLTFRYLNHNKHLNSYQGAELQFVGFDELTQFPENQYNYLHSRLRKLEYSPIPIRMRAGSNPGGRGHEWVKARFISPKSELPFISSAYTDNKYLNQEEYSKQLDKLDELTKQQLKYGNWDAVITSGLLMNRSQFMKSLISQDDFKDWTPVYCTIGVDPASTGTDKFAMSCLVYFDNGKLVLVDMDSTPSSNPEYRLRDFIIRNQQYKPRVINFEREQGSAPHYALNYWQNLFTDLGAKMGFYVMDTTASSTGSKYNRAYPHAYHVRNGNMLINRDIPLLYDVSVDGSAYSPVRALQDQYIYVHPDKSVMENYSSPDELDSVSYAFEEMQKTVTGLSLTI; from the coding sequence ATGTTGATTTCTTTAAACAGATTGAGCAACCAACAGAAAGCATTGATAATAAAGACAGTCTGTAAAAACCCATACATACCACACACTCCATTCAGACAGCAAGTATATTTCCTTGCCAATAATAGTGAGGAGTTATTATATGGTGGTCAAGCAGGTGGTGGAAAAAGTGATGCATTACTGATGGCAGCATTACAATATGTCACTAAGGATTTTATGGTTGAAGATGATAAAGGTAATCTCAGGAATAATTACAATGCATTAATCATAAGGCGTACACTTGAAGATTTGGATATGCCAAATGCGATAATGGACAGAGCAAAACAATGGCTATTACCCTTAGAGGATAAAGGACTTGTCAAATGGAAAGACCAAAAGAAACGATTTATCTTCGATTCCGGTGCAACATTAACATTCAGATACCTTAATCATAATAAACACTTAAATTCATATCAAGGTGCTGAGCTGCAATTTGTAGGATTCGATGAATTAACACAATTTCCTGAGAATCAATATAATTATCTGCATTCAAGGTTAAGAAAACTTGAATATAGTCCGATACCAATCCGTATGAGAGCAGGAAGCAACCCCGGAGGACGAGGTCATGAATGGGTAAAAGCAAGGTTCATCAGTCCAAAATCAGAACTACCCTTTATTTCATCTGCTTATACCGATAACAAATACTTGAATCAAGAAGAGTACAGTAAGCAGTTAGACAAGTTAGATGAATTAACCAAACAACAATTAAAATATGGTAACTGGGACGCAGTCATCACATCAGGATTACTCATGAACAGATCACAATTCATGAAAAGTCTCATCAGTCAAGATGACTTCAAAGACTGGACACCTGTTTACTGCACCATTGGTGTGGACCCTGCAAGTACAGGTACTGATAAGTTTGCCATGTCATGTCTTGTTTATTTTGATAATGGTAAATTGGTTTTGGTTGATATGGACAGTACACCTTCCAGTAATCCGGAGTATAGACTGCGTGATTTTATTATTCGTAATCAACAGTATAAACCAAGAGTTATAAACTTTGAAAGGGAGCAAGGGAGTGCACCTCATTATGCTTTGAATTATTGGCAAAACTTATTTACAGACCTTGGTGCAAAAATGGGTTTCTATGTTATGGATACCACAGCATCAAGCACCGGCAGTAAGTATAACAGGGCTTATCCTCATGCTTATCATGTCCGCAATGGCAATATGCTGATTAATCGTGATATTCCATTGTTGTATGATGTTAGTGTTGATGGTTCGGCGTATAGTCCGGTTCGTGCTTTGCAGGACCAGTATATTTATGTGCACCCTGATAAGTCTGTGATGGAAAATTATTCATCTCCTGATGAGTTGGATAGTGTGAGTTATGCTTTTGAGGAGATGCAGAAAACTGTTACTGGTTTGAGTTTAACGATTTAA
- a CDS encoding ParB N-terminal domain-containing protein, translating into MKLEKVKIDDLISPEYNPRQISPVELEKLKTSLNEFGYISPIIVNEYNNHIVGGNQRCLALKQLGYTMIDVIYINEPDINKEKALNIRLNNLSGEWDKNKLQNILDDLKLQEFDVSLTGFDIEVQKFEFNDDPLIYDTPTSDIVDMRGGGPRGNSR; encoded by the coding sequence ATGAAATTAGAAAAAGTGAAAATCGATGATTTAATTAGTCCTGAGTATAACCCGAGACAGATTAGTCCTGTGGAATTGGAAAAATTAAAAACCAGTCTTAATGAGTTTGGATATATAAGTCCAATCATAGTTAATGAGTATAATAATCATATCGTTGGTGGAAATCAAAGATGCCTTGCATTAAAACAATTAGGTTACACTATGATTGATGTTATTTACATCAACGAACCGGATATTAACAAAGAAAAAGCATTAAACATCAGACTCAACAACCTGTCCGGTGAATGGGATAAAAACAAACTCCAAAACATACTCGACGACTTAAAATTACAAGAATTTGATGTAAGTCTAACAGGTTTCGACATCGAAGTACAAAAATTCGAATTTAATGATGATCCACTCATTTACGATACACCCACCTCAGACATTGTAGATATGAGGGGGGGGGGACCAAGAGGAAACAGTAGATGA
- a CDS encoding DUF4406 domain-containing protein: protein MSKIKIMLSSPMKDKTDKEISDERNEMANLLFDYYDDNCEIMSTVIENHNEKSALECFSESILFMSMVDVLAMGYGWENARGCKLEHDIALAYDVPVVYLDKIKKEMEL from the coding sequence ATGAGTAAAATTAAAATCATGTTAAGCAGTCCAATGAAGGACAAAACAGATAAAGAAATCTCAGATGAAAGAAACGAAATGGCAAACTTATTATTCGATTATTATGATGATAATTGTGAGATAATGAGTACAGTAATTGAAAACCATAATGAAAAATCAGCATTAGAATGTTTTAGTGAATCAATCCTGTTTATGAGCATGGTCGATGTACTGGCTATGGGTTATGGTTGGGAAAATGCCAGAGGTTGTAAACTGGAACATGATATTGCATTAGCATATGATGTGCCTGTTGTTTATTTGGATAAGATTAAAAAAGAAATGGAGTTATAA
- a CDS encoding helix-hairpin-helix domain-containing protein, protein MMTVFIDDREQSRVAPAYQYYKEDMGLQTYVLELPYGDYVFVDKDSNIKVAFEYKTVDDYISSLKDYRVFNQALNQSNKFDYHFVIVVGTDEDKKRVTDKQYWVTGRDLSDTEFYGGFASLVNFTSIIQVPNSKTAFGVMEQVARKCTSTRPVVKRFPKSRGSPAYRLLNNNVHRVGHVTAQNICDTLGLGSVDDVLGLQKADLLKVNGVGEKTADTILLQLHDEFYE, encoded by the coding sequence ATGATGACTGTTTTTATTGATGACCGTGAGCAATCCCGTGTTGCTCCGGCTTATCAGTATTATAAAGAGGATATGGGTTTGCAGACCTATGTCCTTGAATTACCTTATGGTGATTATGTATTTGTTGATAAAGATTCGAATATAAAAGTTGCTTTTGAGTATAAGACTGTTGATGATTATATTAGTAGTTTGAAAGATTATCGTGTATTTAACCAAGCATTGAATCAATCTAATAAGTTTGATTATCATTTTGTCATTGTTGTTGGTACTGATGAGGATAAGAAACGAGTTACTGATAAGCAATATTGGGTTACTGGTCGTGATTTAAGTGACACTGAATTTTACGGTGGTTTTGCAAGTCTTGTGAATTTCACCAGTATTATTCAGGTTCCAAACAGTAAAACTGCATTTGGAGTTATGGAGCAGGTGGCCCGTAAATGCACAAGCACACGACCTGTTGTGAAAAGATTTCCTAAATCAAGGGGCAGTCCGGCGTATCGTTTGTTGAATAATAATGTGCATCGTGTAGGTCATGTTACTGCTCAGAATATTTGTGATACTTTGGGTTTAGGGTCTGTTGATGATGTTTTGGGTTTGCAAAAGGCGGATTTGTTGAAAGTGAATGGTGTTGGTGAAAAAACGGCTGATACGATTTTGTTGCAGTTGCATGATGAGTTTTATGAGTAA
- a CDS encoding 4Fe-4S binding protein, giving the protein MTGAEGVNFCTVRIDDSKCTYCMECVNTCPNGALTYESSVKCFMHNAYECAYCEVCIDVCSEECIEILDM; this is encoded by the coding sequence TTGACTGGTGCTGAGGGAGTTAATTTTTGTACTGTCCGTATTGATGACAGTAAATGTACTTATTGCATGGAATGTGTTAATACTTGTCCGAATGGTGCTTTAACCTATGAAAGCAGTGTTAAGTGTTTTATGCATAATGCTTATGAATGTGCATATTGTGAAGTCTGCATTGATGTATGTAGTGAGGAATGTATTGAGATTTTAGATATGTGA
- the dcd gene encoding dCTP deaminase: protein MILSDKTIKQKLKSEEIIIKPYPEEIQPSSVDLRLGNEFWSPVKTEEVLDIKNNEPKYNIINANAIVLPPNEFILATTKEWVELPNNLSAKVEGRSSIGRLGVAIHVTAGFIDPGFKGNITLEIKNLAHQPIMLHSGMRICQLCFEHLDTIPDRVYGECGNKYQEQKGVVGSLAYWDYDNQPVR, encoded by the coding sequence ATGATACTATCAGACAAAACCATAAAACAAAAACTAAAATCTGAGGAAATAATCATAAAACCATATCCTGAGGAAATACAACCATCAAGTGTGGACCTCAGACTAGGTAATGAATTTTGGAGTCCAGTAAAAACCGAAGAGGTACTGGACATCAAAAATAACGAACCCAAGTATAATATAATCAATGCCAATGCAATTGTACTACCACCAAATGAATTTATACTTGCAACAACCAAGGAATGGGTGGAACTACCAAATAACTTATCTGCAAAAGTCGAAGGAAGGTCAAGCATCGGCAGACTTGGTGTTGCAATACATGTAACTGCCGGTTTCATAGACCCTGGTTTCAAAGGAAACATTACACTTGAAATCAAAAACCTTGCACACCAACCAATCATGCTGCACAGCGGTATGCGTATCTGTCAGTTATGTTTTGAGCATCTGGACACTATCCCTGACCGTGTGTATGGTGAATGTGGTAATAAATATCAGGAGCAAAAGGGTGTTGTTGGATCATTAGCTTACTGGGATTATGATAATCAACCTGTGAGGTGA
- a CDS encoding XkdF-like putative serine protease domain-containing protein — translation MNELYVTGVVIPNGIPDHENDVLNKQDIKKIFTKYINRDTDTMHTRIRNEGVDVLANWISEADTIIAGKIAPAGSWLATFKITNEEIIQSILDGNITGLSLGSVSDIALTQKFWFINKSINYRDLDDAEEVIPLFISFVDKPSNMYGLEVMDYNVYINKNAKEVENMSEQNKTENVGDETLSVSAWERIMDKFGINKRATETEPVKTETENTVETEPVEVNKNETADISNAELLQKIPEAVATGITSAFEKMGAPKTEEVEVNKNETPEETEEVETETEPVEEQSEETEETTETDVEINKRQTVKNENVETPEVSSNFYKKSGRNEFGCKIKN, via the coding sequence ATGAACGAATTATATGTAACTGGTGTTGTAATCCCGAACGGGATACCAGACCATGAAAACGATGTCCTGAACAAACAGGACATTAAGAAAATCTTCACTAAATACATCAACCGTGATACCGATACCATGCACACCCGTATAAGAAACGAGGGTGTCGATGTATTGGCAAATTGGATTAGTGAAGCAGACACTATTATTGCAGGTAAAATCGCACCTGCTGGTTCATGGTTAGCAACTTTTAAGATAACTAATGAGGAGATTATACAATCCATTCTTGATGGAAACATTACCGGTTTAAGTCTTGGTAGTGTTTCAGATATTGCTTTAACTCAAAAATTTTGGTTTATTAATAAATCAATAAATTACCGTGATTTAGATGACGCAGAAGAAGTAATACCCTTGTTTATTTCTTTTGTTGATAAACCAAGCAATATGTACGGTTTGGAAGTAATGGATTATAATGTCTACATTAATAAGAATGCGAAAGAGGTTGAGAATATGTCAGAGCAAAATAAAACTGAAAATGTTGGTGACGAAACCTTATCCGTTTCTGCATGGGAAAGGATAATGGATAAATTCGGCATTAATAAAAGAGCTACTGAAACCGAACCAGTTAAAACAGAAACTGAAAATACTGTTGAAACTGAACCGGTTGAAGTGAATAAAAATGAAACTGCTGATATTAGTAATGCAGAATTGTTACAAAAAATCCCAGAGGCAGTAGCTACTGGTATTACATCTGCATTTGAGAAAATGGGTGCTCCTAAAACTGAGGAGGTTGAAGTTAATAAAAATGAAACTCCCGAAGAAACTGAGGAAGTAGAGACTGAAACTGAACCAGTTGAAGAGCAATCAGAGGAAACCGAAGAAACCACTGAGACTGATGTTGAAATCAACAAAAGACAAACCGTTAAAAACGAGAATGTTGAGACACCGGAAGTTTCAAGTAATTTCTATAAAAAATCTGGTAGAAACGAATTCGGTTGTAAAATTAAAAATTAA